In one window of Zhihengliuella sp. ISTPL4 DNA:
- the pyrE gene encoding orotate phosphoribosyltransferase — MTALDADRQTLLALITDEAVFHGDFTLSSGKKATYYVDMRKLTLDHRAAPAIGRIMRDLIADLDIVAVGGLTLGADPIANAVLHASVDTERPLDAFVVRKEPKDHGRGRQIEGADVKGKRVVVLEDTSTTGQSALKAVEALRKEGAEVVAVAVIVDRKTGAQAAIEAEGLEWRAAFDLDDLGLDPQ; from the coding sequence GTGACCGCACTCGACGCAGACCGCCAGACCCTCCTCGCCCTCATCACGGACGAGGCGGTGTTCCACGGCGACTTCACCCTCTCCAGCGGCAAGAAGGCGACGTACTACGTCGACATGCGCAAGCTCACCCTCGACCACCGCGCCGCCCCGGCGATCGGCCGCATCATGCGCGACCTGATCGCCGACCTCGACATCGTCGCCGTCGGCGGTCTGACGCTCGGCGCCGACCCCATCGCGAACGCCGTCCTGCATGCCTCGGTCGACACCGAGCGTCCCCTCGACGCGTTCGTCGTGCGGAAGGAGCCGAAGGACCACGGCCGCGGTCGCCAGATCGAGGGCGCCGACGTCAAGGGCAAGCGCGTCGTCGTGCTCGAGGACACCTCGACCACCGGGCAGTCCGCGCTCAAGGCGGTCGAGGCGCTGCGCAAGGAAGGTGCGGAGGTCGTCGCGGTCGCGGTGATCGTCGACCGCAAGACCGGCGCGCAGGCCGCCATCGAGGCCGAGGGACTGGAGTGGCGCGCGGCGTTCGACCTCGACGACCTCGGGCTCGACCCGCAGTGA
- a CDS encoding ROK family protein has product MTRYALAVDVGGTKMEAALVADDGTLVPGSRSRQPTGREATSASLTAAVDAIVRHALSTLPADAELVGAGIGSAGPVDRTRGEILPVNMPLARGFGLVDAVARAASTALGRDVPAVLGHDGGALALAESWLGATQEAGASLSIVVSTGVGGGFVVGGAYVPGASGNAGHLGQVRREGGLTLEEIASGPASAAWAREQGWSGATGEDLARDAAAGVAVARAAIERSARAVGEALADAATLVDLDVVAIGGGFSRVSSDYIDLVQQALTASAVHDYSRRTRVVRSGLGDEGPLIGAAALVLR; this is encoded by the coding sequence GTGACCCGCTACGCGCTGGCCGTCGACGTGGGCGGCACGAAGATGGAGGCCGCCCTCGTCGCCGACGACGGCACGCTCGTCCCCGGCAGCCGCAGCCGGCAGCCCACCGGCCGTGAGGCGACGTCCGCGTCGTTGACGGCGGCGGTCGACGCGATCGTCCGGCATGCGCTCTCCACCCTCCCCGCCGACGCGGAGCTCGTCGGCGCCGGGATCGGCAGCGCGGGTCCCGTGGATCGGACCCGCGGTGAGATCCTGCCGGTGAACATGCCCCTCGCGCGGGGGTTCGGCCTCGTCGACGCGGTCGCCCGTGCGGCCTCGACCGCACTCGGCCGGGACGTCCCGGCGGTCCTGGGTCACGACGGCGGCGCGCTCGCGCTCGCGGAGTCGTGGCTGGGGGCGACGCAGGAGGCGGGAGCCTCGCTGTCGATCGTCGTGTCCACCGGCGTCGGCGGCGGTTTCGTCGTGGGCGGTGCGTATGTGCCCGGGGCCAGCGGCAACGCCGGGCACCTCGGCCAGGTACGCCGCGAGGGCGGGCTCACTCTCGAGGAGATCGCCTCCGGGCCGGCCAGCGCCGCCTGGGCAAGGGAGCAAGGCTGGTCCGGGGCGACCGGAGAGGACCTGGCCCGTGACGCGGCGGCCGGTGTCGCCGTCGCCCGTGCGGCGATCGAGCGGTCGGCCCGCGCCGTCGGGGAGGCGCTGGCGGATGCCGCGACCCTCGTCGACCTCGATGTCGTCGCCATCGGCGGCGGCTTCTCGCGGGTGTCGTCCGACTACATCGACCTCGTCCAGCAGGCGCTCACCGCCAGTGCGGTGCACGACTACTCGCGCCGCACCCGCGTCGTCCGCTCGGGCCTGGGTGACGAGGGGCCATTGATCGGCGCCGCCGCCCTCGTCCTGCGGTGA
- a CDS encoding anhydro-N-acetylmuramic acid kinase, with product MRVLGLISGTSHDGIDAAVVDFTANGGFTAHGVDLRGTVLASTSVPYDAELRARLIAALPPAQTTLAEVAELDTLIGQAFADVAADIAAEVGGVDAVCSHGQTVYHWVDGAHALGTLQIGQPAWIAEKVGVPVVADIRIRDITAGGHGAPLVSFLDELLLRGRAGVSAALNLGGISNMTVVRPDGLIAYDIGPANALVDAVIVAHDLNPLGYDDDAAIARTGRVDEALLDAMLADPYYALTPPKSTGKEHFHLAYVHEHLAAQGREIAVADVVRTLTELTVRTVARDVEAAGIGFLAVSGGGCRNPLLLEGLRAALPQTEVVLADELGAPADSKEAILLALIGWSTLHGVPAIVPGGTGAREPRILGTITPGVGPLQMPESVAAIDSLSLTDASAS from the coding sequence ATGCGCGTCCTGGGACTGATCTCCGGCACCTCGCACGACGGGATCGACGCTGCCGTCGTCGACTTCACCGCCAACGGAGGTTTCACGGCGCACGGTGTCGACCTCCGGGGCACGGTGCTCGCGTCCACGAGTGTCCCCTACGATGCCGAGCTGCGGGCGCGCCTCATCGCCGCGCTGCCCCCGGCGCAGACCACGCTGGCTGAGGTGGCCGAACTCGACACCCTCATCGGCCAGGCGTTCGCCGACGTCGCGGCCGACATCGCGGCGGAGGTCGGCGGCGTCGACGCGGTGTGCTCGCACGGCCAGACCGTGTACCACTGGGTCGACGGCGCGCACGCGCTCGGAACCCTGCAGATCGGGCAACCCGCCTGGATCGCTGAGAAGGTCGGTGTACCGGTCGTCGCCGACATCCGCATCCGCGACATCACCGCGGGCGGCCACGGCGCTCCGCTCGTGTCGTTCCTCGACGAGCTGCTGCTCCGCGGTCGCGCCGGCGTCTCGGCGGCGCTGAACCTCGGCGGCATCTCGAACATGACCGTCGTCCGCCCGGACGGCCTCATCGCCTACGACATCGGCCCCGCGAACGCGCTGGTCGACGCGGTCATCGTCGCGCACGACCTCAACCCGCTCGGCTATGACGACGACGCGGCGATCGCCCGGACCGGACGGGTCGACGAGGCGCTGCTGGACGCGATGCTCGCGGACCCGTACTACGCCCTCACCCCGCCGAAGAGCACGGGTAAGGAGCACTTCCACCTCGCCTACGTGCACGAGCACCTCGCGGCGCAGGGACGCGAGATCGCGGTCGCCGACGTCGTGCGCACGCTCACCGAGCTCACGGTCCGCACGGTCGCCCGCGACGTCGAGGCTGCCGGGATCGGCTTCCTCGCGGTGTCCGGTGGCGGCTGCCGCAACCCGCTGCTCCTGGAGGGGCTCCGGGCCGCGCTGCCGCAGACCGAGGTCGTCCTGGCGGACGAGCTCGGCGCTCCCGCCGACAGCAAGGAGGCCATCCTCCTCGCTCTCATCGGCTGGTCGACCCTGCATGGCGTCCCCGCCATCGTTCCCGGCGGGACCGGTGCGCGCGAGCCGCGCATCCTCGGCACGATCACCCCGGGCGTCGGTCCGCTGCAGATGCCCGAATCGGTCGCGGCCATCGACTCACTGAGCCTCACGGACGCCTCGGCGTCCTGA
- a CDS encoding YdeI/OmpD-associated family protein: MGALDDGERVTAADAAAWRAWLEANHERTAGVWLLSVRGRSATGVGYEDAVRQALCFGWIDGPVRTFDDETGGQWFSPRRPGSGWAATNKARIAELEAAGLLAPAGIRALETAKANGSWTVLDGPEAGIEPPELTAALDAVPAARATWDAFPKSVKKMGLTHIAMAKRPETKATRIAKIVADAAEGKRP, encoded by the coding sequence GTGGGCGCCCTCGACGATGGCGAGCGGGTCACGGCGGCGGACGCCGCGGCGTGGCGCGCCTGGCTCGAGGCGAACCACGAACGCACGGCCGGGGTGTGGCTGCTGAGCGTGCGCGGGCGATCCGCCACCGGCGTCGGCTACGAGGACGCCGTCCGGCAGGCGCTGTGCTTCGGGTGGATCGACGGTCCGGTGCGCACGTTCGACGACGAGACCGGCGGCCAGTGGTTCTCCCCCCGACGCCCGGGCAGCGGCTGGGCGGCGACGAACAAGGCGCGCATCGCGGAGCTGGAGGCGGCGGGGCTCCTCGCTCCGGCCGGCATCCGCGCGCTGGAGACGGCGAAGGCGAACGGTTCGTGGACCGTGCTCGACGGTCCCGAGGCCGGCATCGAGCCGCCGGAGCTCACCGCCGCCCTCGACGCGGTGCCGGCGGCGCGGGCGACCTGGGATGCGTTCCCGAAATCGGTGAAGAAGATGGGCCTCACGCACATCGCGATGGCCAAGCGTCCGGAGACCAAGGCCACCCGCATCGCGAAGATCGTGGCGGATGCGGCAGAAGGGAAGCGCCCATGA
- a CDS encoding HAD-IIA family hydrolase: MAHRDDIECWLTDMDGVLVHENDAIPGASELLAGWERNEIPYLVLTNNSIFTARDLSARLRASGLIVPEERIWTSALATADFLAQQLPGGSAFVIGEAGILTALHEAGFIMTETNPDFVVVGETRNYSFEAITKAIRHIINGSRFIVTNPDATGPSADGVLPATGAIAALITKATGKEPYVVGKPNPMMFRSALNKIGAHSKKTGMIGDRMDTDIVAGIEAGLHTVLVLTGISDQRIIEQYPFRPDEIVDSVADLLPTITDSIPTLDED, from the coding sequence ATGGCACACCGCGACGACATCGAATGCTGGCTCACCGACATGGACGGCGTGCTCGTCCATGAGAACGACGCCATCCCCGGGGCATCCGAACTCCTCGCCGGATGGGAGCGCAACGAGATCCCCTACCTCGTGCTCACGAACAACTCGATCTTCACAGCCCGGGACCTCTCGGCCCGCCTCCGCGCGAGCGGTCTGATCGTGCCGGAGGAGCGCATCTGGACCTCGGCCCTCGCGACCGCCGACTTCCTCGCGCAGCAGCTTCCCGGCGGCTCGGCCTTCGTCATCGGCGAGGCCGGCATCCTCACGGCGCTGCACGAGGCCGGCTTCATCATGACGGAGACGAACCCCGACTTCGTCGTCGTCGGCGAGACCCGCAACTACTCGTTCGAAGCGATCACCAAGGCCATCCGCCACATCATCAACGGCTCGCGCTTCATCGTGACGAATCCGGATGCCACCGGTCCGAGCGCCGACGGGGTGCTGCCGGCGACGGGCGCGATCGCCGCCCTCATCACCAAGGCCACCGGCAAGGAGCCCTACGTCGTCGGCAAGCCCAACCCGATGATGTTCCGCTCGGCCCTGAACAAGATCGGCGCGCACTCGAAGAAGACCGGCATGATCGGCGACCGGATGGACACGGACATCGTCGCCGGCATCGAGGCGGGTCTGCACACGGTGCTCGTGCTCACCGGCATCAGCGACCAGCGGATCATCGAGCAGTACCCCTTCCGTCCGGACGAGATCGTCGACTCGGTCGCCGACCTCCTGCCGACGATCACCGACTCGATCCCCACCCTCGACGAGGACTGA
- a CDS encoding metal-dependent transcriptional regulator codes for MASPAADDYLKTVYAHTEWQDAPITPSVLAAKLGIAPSSVTEMVKKLAAAGLVSHVPYGAVRLTEAGTARALAMVRRHRLIETWLVQEFGYGWDEVHDEAEVLEHTISDRLLEGIDERLGRPRFDPHGDAIPDAEGRIEREPFVLLADAPDGHTGRVLRVDDRDPELLRTLESHGVVVGTTVTVTPSGIALDGTEPPLPAAARNVVWLSA; via the coding sequence GTGGCATCCCCGGCAGCTGACGACTACCTGAAGACCGTCTACGCGCATACCGAGTGGCAGGACGCGCCGATCACCCCCTCGGTCCTGGCGGCGAAGCTCGGCATCGCCCCGTCGTCGGTCACGGAGATGGTGAAGAAGCTCGCCGCCGCGGGACTCGTGTCGCACGTGCCCTATGGCGCGGTCCGGCTGACGGAGGCCGGCACCGCCCGCGCCCTCGCGATGGTCCGCCGCCACCGCCTCATCGAGACCTGGCTCGTGCAGGAGTTCGGGTACGGGTGGGACGAGGTGCACGACGAGGCCGAGGTCCTGGAGCACACCATCAGCGACCGGCTGCTCGAGGGCATCGACGAGCGCCTGGGACGGCCCCGCTTCGACCCACACGGCGACGCGATCCCCGACGCGGAGGGCCGCATCGAGCGGGAGCCCTTCGTGCTGCTCGCCGACGCCCCGGACGGACACACCGGCCGCGTGCTCCGCGTCGACGACCGCGACCCGGAACTGCTGCGGACCCTCGAGTCCCACGGGGTCGTCGTGGGGACGACCGTGACGGTGACCCCGTCCGGAATCGCCCTCGACGGCACCGAGCCGCCGTTGCCCGCCGCCGCCCGCAACGTGGTGTGGCTGTCGGCCTGA
- a CDS encoding Nramp family divalent metal transporter, with translation MPKISDASLIPARTAPPRLLWLLGPALVAGVAYLDPGNVASNMTAGAQYGYLLVWVVVAGNVMAWLIQYLSAKLGVVTGQSLPEVLGGRLRRPWARRAYWLQAELVAMATDLAEVIGGAVALNLLFGVPLLWGGLITGAVSMVLLAVQNRRGARPFEFVIIGLMFVITIGFMAGLFLAPPDPAGVVSGLVPRFEDTGSVLLAASILGATIMPHAIYAHSSLARDRFGATSTETTEEAARVETSRIRRLLTATRWDVTIAMVIAGSVNLGILLLAAANLAGVAGTDSLEGAHAALASGLGPVVATFFAVGLLASGLASTSVGAYAGAEIMHGLLHVRIPLLARRLVTLIPALVILGIGVDPTLALVLSQVVLSFGIPFALIPLVALTAQRRTLGVWANRVWTTVAGIVASVLLIALNAALLWLVLTGA, from the coding sequence GTGCCTAAAATTTCCGACGCCTCGCTGATCCCCGCTCGCACTGCTCCGCCGCGCCTGCTGTGGCTGCTCGGTCCTGCGCTGGTGGCGGGCGTCGCCTACCTCGATCCCGGCAACGTCGCCAGCAACATGACGGCGGGCGCACAGTACGGCTACCTGCTCGTGTGGGTGGTCGTCGCCGGCAACGTCATGGCCTGGCTGATCCAGTACCTGTCCGCGAAGCTCGGCGTCGTCACCGGCCAGAGCCTCCCGGAGGTGCTGGGCGGGCGGTTACGACGGCCGTGGGCCCGCCGCGCCTACTGGCTGCAGGCGGAACTGGTCGCGATGGCGACCGACCTGGCCGAGGTCATCGGCGGCGCCGTCGCCCTGAACCTGCTCTTCGGCGTCCCGCTGCTGTGGGGCGGCCTCATCACCGGCGCGGTGTCGATGGTCCTTCTCGCTGTGCAGAACCGTCGCGGCGCCCGGCCCTTCGAGTTCGTGATCATCGGCCTCATGTTCGTGATCACGATCGGCTTCATGGCCGGCCTGTTCCTCGCGCCGCCGGATCCGGCCGGCGTGGTGAGCGGCCTCGTGCCCCGCTTCGAGGACACGGGGTCCGTGCTCCTCGCCGCCTCGATCCTCGGCGCCACCATCATGCCGCACGCGATCTACGCGCACTCCTCTCTGGCCCGCGACCGGTTCGGCGCGACGAGCACCGAGACGACCGAGGAGGCCGCCCGCGTCGAGACCTCGCGGATCCGCCGCCTGCTCACGGCGACGCGCTGGGATGTGACGATCGCGATGGTCATCGCCGGCTCCGTGAACCTGGGCATCCTCCTGCTCGCTGCGGCGAACCTCGCGGGGGTGGCCGGCACCGACTCCCTGGAGGGTGCGCACGCCGCCCTCGCCTCAGGCCTCGGCCCGGTCGTGGCGACCTTCTTCGCCGTGGGGCTGCTGGCCTCGGGTCTCGCCTCGACCTCCGTCGGCGCATACGCGGGCGCCGAGATCATGCACGGCCTGCTGCATGTGCGCATTCCGCTGCTGGCCCGCCGCCTGGTGACGCTCATCCCCGCCCTCGTGATCCTCGGCATCGGGGTGGACCCCACGCTCGCCCTCGTCCTCAGCCAGGTCGTGCTGTCGTTCGGCATCCCGTTTGCGCTCATCCCGCTCGTCGCCCTCACCGCGCAGCGCCGCACCCTCGGAGTCTGGGCAAACCGGGTGTGGACGACGGTCGCCGGCATCGTGGCCTCGGTGCTCCTCATCGCCCTGAATGCGGCCCTGCTCTGGCTGGTGCTGACGGGGGCATGA
- a CDS encoding TrmH family RNA methyltransferase: MDSQRPESTDPPAPGGSPAQPGYGVGPWPGGPSAWPEGDHYDPELLAEGDTRNVIDRYRYWRMEAIVADLDIRRHPFHVAIENWQHDMNIGSIVRSANAFLADTVHIIGRRRWNKRGAMVTDRYQHVVHHEDIAGFAAWAEAEGLPVIAIDNVDGAVPVNHADLPRSCVLLFGQEGPGLSPEALDTASGHIEITQYGSTRSINASAAAAVIMYEWCRRHAE, from the coding sequence ATGGATTCCCAGCGCCCCGAGAGCACGGACCCGCCCGCCCCCGGTGGGTCTCCGGCGCAGCCCGGATACGGCGTCGGACCGTGGCCGGGAGGACCGTCCGCCTGGCCTGAGGGAGACCACTACGATCCGGAACTCCTCGCCGAGGGCGACACCCGAAACGTGATCGATCGCTATCGCTACTGGCGGATGGAGGCGATCGTCGCCGACCTCGACATCCGGCGTCATCCCTTCCATGTGGCGATCGAGAACTGGCAGCACGACATGAACATCGGCTCCATCGTGCGCAGCGCCAACGCGTTCCTCGCCGACACGGTGCACATCATCGGCCGTCGTCGCTGGAACAAACGAGGCGCCATGGTCACCGACCGCTACCAGCACGTCGTGCACCATGAGGACATCGCCGGCTTCGCTGCCTGGGCTGAGGCGGAAGGGCTGCCCGTCATCGCGATCGACAACGTCGACGGAGCCGTACCCGTCAACCACGCCGACCTGCCGCGCTCCTGCGTCCTCCTCTTCGGCCAGGAGGGGCCGGGACTGTCACCGGAGGCGCTGGACACCGCTTCGGGTCACATCGAGATCACGCAGTACGGGTCGACCCGCTCGATCAACGCGAGTGCCGCCGCCGCGGTCATCATGTACGAGTGGTGCCGACGCCACGCTGAGTGA
- a CDS encoding MATE family efflux transporter produces MAARTSLNREILRLAVPALGALIAEPAFLIVDAALVGHLGTVPLAGLGIAGAVLQTIVGLMVFLAYSTTPAVARRFGAGRPGEAVSVGINGMWLALGLGAVLAVVGAVSSPWLVSLFGASPEVAAQANEYLVISMWGLPAMLIVFAATGLLRGMQDTMTPLWIAGLGFGANALLNWLFIYGLGWGIAGSAAGTVTAQWGMVAAYALVVQRLATRHSASLRAQRDGLRHTATSGGWLFLRTVSLRIALLATVAVATGIGTEELAGWQIVFTIFSAAAFALDALAIAAQALIGKELGAGDEAQVRRVLGRTVAWGAWFGVVVGVIIAALSGVLGIVFTGDRAVADVVQPALIVLAVAQPIAGVVFVLDGVLMGANDARYLAIAGGLNLVPFLPALAIIAATGVDGTAGLVWLAVAFFGVYLLARLATLGWRVRSGRWLTASV; encoded by the coding sequence ATGGCCGCCCGCACCTCCCTGAACCGCGAGATCCTGCGCCTGGCGGTCCCCGCCCTCGGAGCGCTCATCGCGGAGCCGGCCTTCCTCATCGTCGATGCCGCCCTCGTCGGCCACCTCGGCACCGTCCCCCTCGCCGGGCTCGGCATCGCCGGAGCCGTGCTGCAGACGATCGTCGGCCTCATGGTCTTCCTCGCGTACTCCACGACCCCGGCCGTTGCTCGACGGTTCGGGGCCGGGCGACCGGGCGAGGCGGTCTCGGTCGGGATCAACGGCATGTGGCTCGCGCTCGGCCTGGGGGCCGTGCTCGCCGTCGTCGGCGCCGTGTCCTCCCCTTGGCTCGTCTCCCTGTTCGGGGCGAGCCCCGAGGTCGCGGCCCAGGCGAACGAGTACCTCGTGATCTCGATGTGGGGGCTCCCCGCGATGCTCATCGTCTTCGCCGCCACCGGGCTCCTGCGCGGAATGCAGGACACCATGACGCCGCTGTGGATCGCGGGGCTCGGCTTCGGGGCGAACGCGCTGTTGAACTGGCTCTTCATCTACGGCCTCGGCTGGGGCATCGCCGGCTCCGCGGCGGGCACCGTGACGGCACAATGGGGCATGGTCGCGGCGTACGCGCTGGTGGTCCAGCGCCTCGCGACCCGGCACAGCGCCTCGTTGCGCGCCCAGCGGGACGGCCTGCGCCACACCGCGACCTCGGGCGGCTGGCTGTTCCTGCGCACGGTGAGCCTGCGCATCGCGCTGCTCGCAACCGTGGCCGTGGCGACGGGGATCGGCACGGAAGAGCTCGCCGGCTGGCAGATCGTGTTCACCATCTTCTCGGCGGCGGCGTTCGCCCTCGACGCGCTCGCGATCGCGGCGCAGGCGCTGATCGGCAAGGAGCTGGGCGCCGGGGATGAGGCGCAGGTACGCCGGGTGCTGGGGCGGACGGTCGCGTGGGGGGCGTGGTTCGGCGTGGTGGTCGGCGTCATCATCGCCGCCCTCTCCGGAGTGCTCGGCATCGTCTTCACCGGCGACCGGGCAGTGGCGGACGTGGTGCAGCCGGCTCTGATCGTGCTCGCGGTGGCGCAGCCCATCGCGGGTGTGGTGTTCGTGCTCGACGGCGTGCTGATGGGAGCGAACGACGCCCGGTACCTGGCGATCGCGGGAGGCCTGAACCTCGTGCCGTTCCTGCCTGCGCTGGCGATCATCGCTGCGACGGGGGTCGACGGCACCGCCGGCCTCGTGTGGCTCGCGGTCGCGTTCTTCGGCGTGTACCTGCTCGCACGGCTGGCGACGCTGGGATGGCGGGTACGCTCCGGGCGATGGCTCACCGCTTCGGTGTGA
- a CDS encoding DnaJ family domain-containing protein, with protein MTDPREAAARYRARQQQGRRAEDDSDTPSAAAVDRAAFVESAIQVAIRRGDFDDLPGAGKPLEGLGDHHDPDWWIRRKIETEGLTGLGPPAILLRTEDRELDGQLDLLGRESDVREVLEDFNRRVREARRQLQGGPPVVTPLRDVEAEVAAWAQRRATRPAPPETPSRRRRLGRRRRG; from the coding sequence ATGACGGATCCCCGTGAGGCGGCCGCGCGCTATCGCGCCCGCCAGCAGCAGGGCCGTCGTGCGGAGGACGACAGCGACACCCCGTCCGCGGCGGCGGTCGACCGAGCCGCCTTCGTCGAGTCCGCGATCCAGGTCGCCATCCGTCGCGGCGACTTCGACGACCTGCCGGGCGCCGGGAAGCCGCTCGAGGGGCTCGGTGACCACCACGATCCGGACTGGTGGATCCGCCGCAAGATCGAGACGGAGGGGCTGACCGGGCTCGGCCCTCCCGCCATCCTGCTGCGCACCGAGGACCGCGAGCTGGACGGCCAGCTCGACCTCCTCGGTCGGGAGTCCGACGTGCGCGAGGTGCTCGAGGACTTCAACCGCCGCGTGCGCGAGGCGCGCCGGCAGCTGCAGGGCGGACCACCCGTCGTGACACCGTTGCGCGATGTGGAAGCGGAGGTCGCCGCATGGGCGCAGCGCCGGGCGACACGGCCCGCCCCGCCCGAGACGCCATCCCGACGCCGACGTCTCGGTCGTCGGCGCCGGGGATGA
- a CDS encoding DoxX family protein — protein sequence MIAPRSARLLIGSLLGAAARVVVGVLWLIEGVLKYRAGFGAADIELVAQSAQGNTRVPAFFDPLGAAMASASPFFGVVIPALEVGLGILLVAGALTRAVAFVSAGTLALYWSADQLIAQYPVMLVLSSTVLLIVTAGRFGVDGWLRARRARPVEGPED from the coding sequence ATGATCGCGCCACGATCCGCTCGCCTCCTGATCGGCTCGCTGCTGGGGGCGGCCGCCCGGGTCGTGGTCGGGGTCCTGTGGCTGATCGAGGGCGTCCTCAAGTACCGGGCGGGCTTCGGGGCCGCTGACATCGAGCTCGTGGCGCAGAGCGCGCAGGGGAACACGAGGGTGCCGGCGTTCTTCGATCCGCTCGGCGCGGCGATGGCCTCGGCGTCTCCGTTCTTCGGGGTGGTGATCCCGGCGCTGGAGGTCGGCCTCGGCATCCTCCTCGTCGCGGGTGCGCTCACCCGAGCGGTCGCCTTCGTCTCGGCCGGGACCCTGGCGCTCTACTGGAGCGCGGATCAGCTGATCGCGCAGTACCCGGTCATGCTGGTGCTGTCCTCGACGGTGTTGCTGATCGTCACCGCCGGACGATTCGGGGTGGACGGCTGGCTGCGGGCGCGGCGGGCGCGCCCGGTGGAGGGACCGGAGGACTGA
- a CDS encoding DM13 domain-containing protein produces the protein MRKTLLATTAAVGLALALAACSPQDSGTSSAPSSSSSQSTTESSASTDTAARTGDFAGLNGKNVAGTVSVSDAEVMLSEFSSDEGPDLHVYLADGTDEAAITAGMLVDAVSYDTATQTFALDGVEAGEYSHVVIYCDKAKAVFGAAELS, from the coding sequence ATGCGCAAGACCCTTCTCGCCACGACCGCCGCCGTCGGGCTCGCCCTCGCCCTCGCCGCCTGCAGCCCGCAGGACTCGGGCACTTCCTCTGCGCCGTCGTCTTCCTCCTCCCAGAGCACCACCGAGAGCTCGGCGAGCACGGACACCGCCGCGAGGACCGGGGACTTCGCCGGCCTGAACGGCAAGAACGTCGCCGGGACCGTCTCGGTCTCCGACGCCGAAGTGATGCTGTCGGAGTTCTCCTCGGACGAGGGACCCGATCTGCACGTGTACCTCGCGGACGGCACCGATGAAGCCGCGATCACCGCCGGCATGCTCGTCGACGCGGTCTCGTACGACACCGCTACGCAGACCTTCGCTCTCGACGGAGTGGAGGCCGGGGAGTACTCGCACGTCGTCATCTACTGCGACAAGGCGAAGGCCGTCTTCGGGGCAGCCGAGCTGTCATGA
- a CDS encoding response regulator transcription factor, protein MEGVVKVAVVEDDPTVREAVGEYLRTHGYAVSSFGDGVSARTALRETVPDVVIVDRMLPGVSGDELCRELRAASDVPIMMLTALGEVEDRIDGFAFGVDDYLAKPFSMRELSLRIAALVRRSHAAQAASGELRAGAFAIDLLRRRAWVRGSEIALTGREYDLLVFLVRNDDRALGRDEIFREVWGWTVGELSTVTVHVRRLREKIEEDPQDPRHLLTEWGVGYRFRAGGSVT, encoded by the coding sequence ATGGAAGGCGTCGTCAAGGTCGCCGTCGTGGAGGACGACCCCACGGTGCGCGAGGCCGTGGGGGAGTATCTGCGCACGCACGGCTATGCGGTCTCGAGCTTCGGCGACGGCGTCTCGGCGCGGACGGCGCTGCGCGAGACCGTGCCCGACGTCGTGATCGTCGACCGGATGTTGCCGGGCGTCAGCGGCGACGAGCTCTGTCGGGAGCTGCGCGCCGCGTCGGATGTCCCGATCATGATGCTCACGGCCCTCGGCGAGGTGGAGGACCGCATCGACGGCTTCGCGTTCGGCGTCGACGACTACCTGGCCAAGCCGTTCTCGATGCGGGAGCTGTCCCTGCGGATCGCGGCCCTCGTCCGCCGCTCGCACGCCGCGCAGGCCGCGTCCGGGGAGCTCAGGGCCGGCGCCTTCGCGATCGATCTGCTCCGTCGGCGCGCGTGGGTGCGCGGAAGCGAGATCGCCCTGACCGGCAGGGAGTACGACCTGCTGGTCTTCCTCGTGCGCAATGACGACCGTGCGCTGGGACGAGACGAGATCTTCCGCGAGGTCTGGGGCTGGACCGTCGGCGAGCTGTCGACGGTGACGGTCCACGTGCGGCGGCTGCGGGAGAAGATCGAGGAGGATCCGCAGGACCCCCGCCATCTCCTCACCGAGTGGGGTGTCGGCTACCGGTTCCGTGCGGGCGGGAGCGTCACGTGA